A genomic segment from Clostridia bacterium encodes:
- a CDS encoding pyruvate kinase alpha/beta domain-containing protein translates to MYFENIGKLNTEKTIEYALKAAEQQSIKNIVFASSTGYTANFLKDLHSYNRVCVKYAYGFKKSGKNLMDDSVDQQIRKSGIKVLSTSHILSGAERGLSNKFGGIYPVEIIAHTLRMFGQGVKVCVEISVMALDAGLIPFGEPIVAIGGTGRGADTAIIIKPAHANNILDTKIMEIICKPKYGF, encoded by the coding sequence ATGTATTTTGAGAATATTGGTAAATTAAACACTGAAAAAACAATAGAATATGCCTTAAAAGCAGCAGAACAGCAAAGTATAAAAAACATAGTTTTTGCATCCAGCACTGGTTATACCGCAAATTTTTTGAAAGATTTGCATTCTTATAACAGAGTTTGTGTAAAATATGCATATGGTTTTAAAAAATCTGGAAAGAATTTGATGGATGATAGTGTGGACCAGCAAATAAGAAAAAGTGGAATTAAAGTTTTATCTACATCTCATATTTTATCAGGTGCTGAAAGAGGTTTGAGTAATAAGTTTGGTGGTATCTACCCTGTAGAGATTATTGCACATACTTTAAGGATGTTTGGACAGGGCGTAAAGGTTTGTGTGGAAATAAGTGTAATGGCGCTGGACGCAGGTCTCATACCTTTTGGTGAGCCTATAGTTGCTATAGGTGGTACTGGGAGAGGGGCAGATACTGCTATAATAATAAAACCGGCTCATGCTAATAATATATTGGATACTAAAATTATGGAGATAATTTGTAAGCCCAAATATGGATTTTGA